From Cronobacter turicensis z3032, the proteins below share one genomic window:
- the yqcC gene encoding Uncharacterized protein yqcC — protein MRHHQQWQNVAPDSSAFESTQPFCMDTLEPYEWLQWVLIPRLHALLDAGAALPQAFAVAPYYEVALEASHPARDAVLVTLVELDALFAGDAA, from the coding sequence TTGCGCCATCATCAACAGTGGCAAAACGTCGCTCCCGATTCCTCCGCGTTTGAAAGCACGCAGCCTTTTTGCATGGACACGCTTGAGCCTTACGAATGGCTGCAATGGGTGCTGATCCCGCGTTTGCACGCGCTGCTGGACGCCGGTGCGGCGCTGCCGCAGGCGTTTGCCGTAGCGCCGTATTATGAAGTCGCGCTTGAGGCGAGTCATCCGGCGCGCGACGCCGTGCTGGTGACGCTGGTTGAGCTGGATGCATTGTTCGCAGGGGACGCCGCGTGA
- the syd gene encoding Protein syd — translation MQNEVQQALAAFSERYCEAWRQQRGCLPVSDEYIGISSPCIVSTHPDAVEWQPQPFMPEDSLGAVEKALDIVIQPDAHAFYASQYAGDMAAQHEDVALTLLQAWSQDDFRRVQENLIGHLVTQKRLKLSPTIFIATLDSELDVISLCNLTGEVVRETLGTRQRRVLAPSLSAFLNQLSPLV, via the coding sequence GTGCAAAACGAAGTACAACAGGCGCTGGCGGCATTCAGCGAACGCTATTGCGAAGCGTGGCGGCAACAGCGGGGCTGCCTGCCCGTCAGTGACGAATATATCGGTATTTCCTCCCCGTGCATTGTATCCACCCACCCTGACGCGGTAGAGTGGCAGCCTCAGCCATTTATGCCCGAAGATTCTCTCGGCGCGGTTGAGAAGGCGCTCGATATTGTGATTCAGCCTGATGCCCATGCTTTTTACGCAAGCCAGTACGCTGGCGATATGGCGGCGCAGCATGAGGATGTGGCGTTAACGCTGCTACAGGCCTGGAGCCAGGACGATTTCCGCCGCGTGCAGGAAAACCTGATAGGCCACCTGGTAACGCAAAAACGTCTCAAGCTGTCGCCTACGATTTTTATTGCTACGCTTGATAGTGAGCTGGATGTTATCTCGCTGTGTAATCTGACCGGCGAGGTCGTGCGCGAGACGCTCGGTACTCGCCAGCGACGCGTGCTGGCGCCGTCGCTCAGCGCGTTTCTGAATCAACTCTCCCCCCTTGTGTAA
- the queF gene encoding NADPH-dependent 7-cyano-7-deazaguanine reductase yields MTSYENHQALHGLTLGKSTDYRDVYDASLLQPVPRSLNRDPLGLRADALPFHGADIWTMYELSWLNRNGLPQVAIGQVEINATSVNLVESKSFKLYLNSFNQTRFDSLDAVRETLERDLRACAQGDVSVTLRRLEDVEGEPVARLNGDCIDNQDIVITDYEFDAALLSGAAGEARVEETLVSHLLKSNCLITHQPDWGSVQIRYCGPKICREKLLRYLVSFRHHNEFHEQCVERIFNDITRFCQPEQLSVYARYTRRGGLDINPWRSNGDFMPAIGRLARQ; encoded by the coding sequence ATGACTTCTTATGAAAATCATCAGGCGCTTCACGGCCTGACGCTTGGCAAATCCACCGATTACCGCGACGTTTACGACGCCTCGCTGCTCCAGCCGGTTCCGCGCAGCTTAAACCGCGATCCGCTGGGCCTGCGCGCCGATGCCCTGCCCTTTCACGGCGCGGATATCTGGACGATGTACGAGCTCTCCTGGCTTAACCGCAACGGCCTGCCGCAGGTGGCGATAGGTCAGGTGGAGATTAACGCGACCAGCGTCAACCTGGTGGAATCGAAAAGCTTCAAGCTCTATCTCAACAGCTTTAACCAGACGCGATTTGACAGCCTTGACGCAGTGCGCGAGACGCTGGAGCGCGATTTACGCGCCTGCGCGCAGGGTGACGTTTCCGTGACGCTCCGCCGTCTTGAGGATGTCGAAGGCGAACCGGTCGCGCGTTTGAATGGCGACTGCATCGATAATCAGGATATCGTTATCACCGATTATGAATTCGACGCCGCGCTGCTTTCCGGCGCCGCGGGCGAGGCGCGCGTGGAAGAGACGCTGGTAAGCCACCTGCTGAAATCCAACTGCCTTATCACGCACCAGCCGGACTGGGGCTCCGTTCAGATACGCTATTGCGGGCCGAAAATTTGCCGCGAAAAGCTGCTGCGCTATCTGGTCTCTTTCCGCCATCACAACGAATTTCACGAGCAGTGCGTGGAGCGCATCTTTAACGACATCACCCGTTTCTGCCAGCCGGAACAGCTCAGCGTTTACGCGCGCTACACCCGTCGCGGCGGGCTGGATATCAACCCGTGGCGCAGCAACGGCGACTTTATGCCAGCCATCGGGCGTCTTGCGCGTCAGTAA
- the ygdH gene encoding UPF0717 protein ygdH: MITHISPLGSMDLLSQLEVDMLKRTASSDLYQLFRNCSLAVLNSGSQTDNSKTLLSRFENFDINVLRRERGVKLELINPPEEAFVDGQIIRSLQANLFAVLRDILFVNGQIDHAGRFQHLNLTDSIHITNLVFSILRNAKALHVGEAPNMVVCWGGHSINETEYLYARRVGNQLGLRELNICTGCGPGAMEAPMKGAAVGHAQQRYKEGRFIGMTEPSIIAAEPPNPLVNELVIMPDIEKRLEAFVRIAHGIIIFPGGVGTAEELLYLLGILMNPHNADQVLPLILTGPKESADYFRVLDDFIVNTLGEKARRHYRVIIDDPAEVAREMKKAMPLVKECRRETGDAYSFNWAIRISPDLQVPFEPTHENMANLKLYPDQPTEILAADLRRAFSGIVAGNVKEVGIRAIEQYGRYKIHGDTQIMKRMDDLLQGFVAQHRMKLPGSAYIPCYEICT, from the coding sequence TTGATTACACATATTAGCCCGCTGGGCTCGATGGATCTGCTGTCGCAGCTGGAAGTGGACATGCTTAAGCGCACCGCCAGCAGCGACCTGTATCAACTCTTTCGCAACTGTTCGCTTGCGGTTCTCAATTCCGGCAGTCAGACCGATAACAGCAAAACGCTGCTGTCGCGCTTTGAAAATTTCGATATTAACGTGCTGCGTCGTGAGCGCGGCGTAAAGCTTGAGCTGATTAATCCGCCGGAAGAGGCGTTCGTCGACGGACAGATCATTCGCTCGTTGCAGGCCAACCTGTTCGCCGTGTTGCGCGACATTCTGTTCGTGAACGGGCAAATCGACCACGCGGGGCGCTTTCAGCACCTCAATCTCACCGACTCCATTCATATCACCAACCTGGTGTTTTCCATCCTGCGCAACGCGAAAGCGCTGCACGTGGGCGAAGCGCCGAATATGGTGGTCTGCTGGGGCGGGCACTCGATTAACGAAACCGAATATCTCTATGCAAGACGCGTCGGCAACCAGCTGGGGCTGCGAGAGTTAAATATCTGCACCGGCTGCGGGCCGGGCGCGATGGAGGCGCCGATGAAAGGCGCGGCGGTCGGCCATGCCCAGCAGCGCTATAAAGAAGGGCGTTTTATCGGCATGACGGAGCCGTCCATCATCGCCGCTGAGCCGCCAAATCCGCTGGTGAATGAGCTGGTCATCATGCCGGATATCGAAAAACGCCTCGAAGCGTTTGTGCGTATCGCCCACGGGATCATTATCTTCCCGGGCGGCGTGGGTACGGCGGAAGAGCTGCTGTATCTGCTCGGTATCCTGATGAACCCGCACAATGCAGATCAGGTGCTGCCGCTAATCCTGACCGGCCCGAAAGAGAGCGCCGATTACTTCCGCGTGCTGGACGACTTTATCGTCAACACGCTCGGCGAGAAGGCCCGCCGTCATTATCGCGTCATCATCGACGATCCGGCGGAAGTGGCGCGCGAAATGAAAAAGGCGATGCCGCTGGTGAAAGAGTGCCGCCGCGAAACGGGCGATGCGTATAGCTTTAACTGGGCTATCCGCATTTCGCCGGATCTCCAGGTGCCGTTCGAGCCGACCCACGAAAACATGGCTAACCTGAAGCTCTACCCCGATCAGCCGACGGAAATTCTGGCCGCCGACCTGCGCCGCGCCTTCTCCGGCATCGTCGCGGGTAACGTTAAAGAAGTGGGCATCCGCGCGATTGAGCAGTACGGACGCTATAAAATTCATGGCGATACGCAAATAATGAAGCGCATGGACGATCTCCTGCAAGGGTTCGTCGCCCAGCACCGTATGAAACTCCCGGGCTCCGCCTATATCCCCTGTTACGAAATCTGCACCTGA
- the sdaC gene encoding Serine transporter, giving the protein MLPPGDTQMETTQTVNIATAAKSSAWRKTDTMWMLGLYGTAIGAGVLFLPINAGVGGLLPLIIMAILAFPMTFFAHRALTRFVLSGKNPGEDITEVVEEHFGVGAGKVITLLYFFAIYPILLMYSVAITNTVDSFITHQLGLASPPRAILSLILIIGMMTIVRFGEQMIVKAMSVLVFPFVAVLMLMACFLIPNWSGAALETLSFSHASTGNGLLMTLWLAIPVMVFSFNHSPIISAFAVAKREEYGAEAEKKCSRILAYAHIMMVVTVMFFVFSCVLSLSPENLAEAKAQNITILSYLANHFNVPVIAWVGPVIAIIAITKSFLGHYLGAREGFNGMVIKSLRSRGKTIEVNKLNRITALFMLITTWIVATLNPSILGMIETLGGPIIAMILFLMPMYAIARVPAMRKYSGHISNVFVTIMGLIAISAIFYSLFS; this is encoded by the coding sequence TTGCTTCCTCCAGGAGATACACAGATGGAAACGACTCAAACCGTCAATATTGCTACCGCCGCGAAAAGCAGCGCGTGGCGAAAAACTGATACCATGTGGATGCTTGGCCTGTACGGCACCGCGATTGGCGCAGGGGTACTTTTCCTGCCGATCAACGCCGGTGTGGGCGGCCTGCTCCCCCTGATTATCATGGCAATCCTTGCATTCCCGATGACCTTCTTCGCGCACCGCGCGCTGACGCGCTTCGTGCTGTCCGGTAAAAACCCGGGCGAAGACATCACCGAAGTCGTTGAAGAACATTTCGGCGTTGGCGCAGGTAAAGTGATTACCCTGCTCTACTTCTTCGCGATTTACCCTATCCTGCTGATGTACAGCGTAGCGATCACTAACACGGTCGACAGCTTTATTACGCACCAGCTGGGGCTGGCGTCTCCGCCGCGCGCGATTCTGTCGCTGATTCTTATCATCGGTATGATGACCATCGTGCGCTTCGGCGAGCAGATGATCGTTAAAGCGATGAGCGTGCTGGTTTTCCCGTTCGTTGCCGTACTGATGCTGATGGCCTGCTTCCTGATCCCGAACTGGAGCGGCGCCGCGCTGGAAACCCTGTCTTTCAGCCACGCCTCAACCGGTAATGGCCTGCTGATGACCCTGTGGCTGGCGATCCCGGTGATGGTGTTCTCCTTTAACCACTCGCCGATCATCTCCGCCTTCGCCGTGGCGAAACGTGAAGAGTACGGCGCTGAAGCAGAGAAAAAATGCTCCCGCATTCTGGCGTATGCGCACATCATGATGGTTGTTACCGTGATGTTCTTCGTATTCAGCTGCGTACTGAGCCTCTCCCCGGAAAACCTGGCGGAAGCGAAAGCACAAAACATCACTATTCTTTCTTACCTGGCTAACCACTTCAACGTGCCGGTTATCGCCTGGGTAGGCCCGGTTATCGCTATCATTGCCATCACCAAATCGTTCCTGGGTCACTACCTGGGCGCACGTGAAGGCTTCAACGGCATGGTGATTAAATCGCTGCGCAGCCGTGGCAAAACCATCGAAGTGAACAAACTGAACCGCATCACCGCGCTGTTCATGCTGATCACTACCTGGATCGTAGCGACGCTGAACCCGAGCATCCTCGGCATGATCGAAACGCTGGGTGGCCCGATCATCGCGATGATCCTGTTCCTGATGCCGATGTATGCGATTGCGAGAGTCCCGGCAATGCGTAAATACAGCGGTCACATCAGCAACGTTTTTGTGACCATCATGGGTCTTATCGCTATCTCCGCGATTTTCTACTCACTCTTCAGCTAA
- the sdaB gene encoding L-serine dehydratase 2 has product MISVFDIFKIGIGPSSSHTVGPMKAGKQFTDDLIAQNLLHKTTKVVVDVYGSLSLTGKGHHTDIAIIMGLAGNLPDTVDIDAIPGFIQDVNTHSRLMLASGAHEVAFPVDQCMNFHADNLALHENGMRITALAGDDAIYSQTYYSIGGGFIVDEAHFGQTQSSATEVPYPYKTAADLQRHCRETGLSLSGLMMKNELALHSKEELEAHFSQVWDVMRAGIERGTTTEGVLPGKLRVPRRAAALRRMLVSHDKNDADPMNVVDWINMFALAVNEENAAGGRVVTAPTNGACGIVPAVLAYYDKFIREVNANSLARYLLVASAVGSLYKMNASISGAEVGCQGEVGVACSMAAAGLAELLGGSPAQVCIAAEIGMEHNLGLTCDPVAGQVQVPCIERNAIASVKAVNAARMALRRTSEPRVCLDKVIETMFETGKDMNARYRETSRGGLAVKVVACD; this is encoded by the coding sequence ATGATCAGCGTTTTTGATATTTTCAAAATCGGTATTGGTCCTTCCAGTTCCCATACCGTAGGGCCGATGAAAGCGGGCAAACAGTTTACCGACGACCTTATCGCGCAGAATCTGCTGCATAAGACGACGAAAGTCGTGGTGGACGTGTATGGCTCCCTGTCGCTGACCGGCAAAGGCCACCATACCGATATCGCCATTATTATGGGTCTCGCGGGCAACCTGCCTGACACCGTAGATATCGACGCCATTCCCGGTTTTATTCAGGACGTGAATACTCACAGCCGCCTGATGCTGGCCAGTGGCGCGCACGAAGTGGCGTTCCCGGTGGATCAGTGCATGAATTTTCATGCCGATAACCTGGCGCTGCACGAAAACGGTATGCGTATTACCGCGCTTGCGGGTGATGACGCCATCTACAGCCAGACGTATTACTCTATCGGCGGCGGTTTTATCGTCGACGAAGCGCATTTCGGCCAGACACAATCGTCCGCAACTGAAGTGCCATACCCGTATAAAACCGCAGCGGATCTTCAGCGCCACTGCCGTGAAACCGGCCTGTCGCTGTCCGGCCTGATGATGAAAAACGAGCTGGCGCTGCACAGCAAAGAAGAGCTCGAAGCGCATTTCTCGCAGGTGTGGGACGTTATGCGCGCCGGCATTGAGCGTGGCACCACCACCGAGGGCGTTCTGCCCGGCAAGCTGCGCGTTCCGCGTCGCGCCGCCGCGCTGCGTCGAATGCTTGTCAGCCACGACAAGAACGACGCCGATCCGATGAACGTTGTGGACTGGATCAATATGTTCGCGCTGGCGGTTAACGAAGAAAACGCTGCGGGCGGTCGTGTTGTCACCGCGCCCACCAACGGCGCCTGCGGCATCGTGCCGGCGGTGCTGGCGTACTACGACAAATTCATTCGCGAAGTAAATGCTAACTCACTGGCGCGCTACCTGCTGGTGGCAAGCGCGGTCGGCTCGCTCTATAAGATGAACGCCTCTATCTCCGGCGCCGAAGTCGGCTGTCAGGGCGAGGTGGGCGTCGCCTGCTCCATGGCGGCGGCAGGCCTTGCGGAACTGCTCGGCGGCAGCCCGGCGCAGGTCTGTATCGCGGCGGAAATCGGTATGGAGCACAACCTTGGGCTGACCTGCGATCCGGTGGCAGGCCAGGTACAGGTGCCATGCATCGAGCGTAACGCGATCGCCTCGGTAAAAGCCGTCAACGCCGCGCGCATGGCGCTGCGTCGCACCAGCGAGCCGCGCGTCTGCCTCGATAAAGTCATCGAAACCATGTTTGAAACCGGCAAAGACATGAACGCCCGCTACCGTGAAACATCACGCGGCGGACTGGCGGTCAAAGTCGTCGCCTGCGATTAA
- the xni gene encoding Uncharacterized exonuclease xni, with the protein MPVHLLIVDALNLIRRIHAVQGTPCVDTCLHALEQLLGNSQPTHAVAVFDDEARAQGWRHQLLPDYKAGRPPMPDDLHQEMPALREAFTRRGVPCWHVEGNEADDLAATLAVKVATAGHEATIVSTDKGYCQLLRPEIRIRDYFQKRWLDAPFIENEFGVAPGQLADFWGLAGISSSKIPGVAGIGPKSATQLINDFGTLEALYERLDEVPEKWRKKLEAHRESAFICRDVATLKSDLQLDGNLQQLRLKG; encoded by the coding sequence ATGCCCGTTCACTTGCTGATTGTCGATGCGCTTAACCTGATCCGCCGGATACATGCGGTGCAGGGGACACCTTGCGTGGACACCTGCCTGCATGCGCTGGAGCAACTGCTTGGCAACAGCCAGCCGACGCACGCCGTCGCGGTGTTTGACGACGAAGCCCGCGCGCAGGGCTGGCGCCATCAGTTGCTGCCCGATTACAAAGCCGGACGACCGCCGATGCCAGACGATCTGCATCAGGAGATGCCTGCGCTACGCGAGGCGTTTACCCGCCGCGGTGTTCCCTGCTGGCATGTCGAAGGCAACGAGGCCGACGATCTCGCCGCCACGCTCGCGGTAAAAGTCGCGACAGCGGGCCATGAGGCGACGATTGTGTCGACCGATAAAGGCTATTGTCAGCTCTTACGTCCGGAAATCCGCATCCGCGACTATTTCCAGAAACGCTGGCTGGACGCCCCGTTTATTGAGAACGAGTTTGGCGTGGCGCCAGGCCAACTGGCGGATTTCTGGGGGCTTGCCGGCATCAGCAGTTCGAAAATACCAGGCGTCGCGGGCATTGGGCCGAAAAGCGCCACGCAGTTGATTAACGATTTTGGCACGCTGGAGGCGCTTTACGAGCGGCTTGATGAGGTGCCGGAGAAGTGGCGTAAAAAGCTGGAGGCGCACCGCGAGAGCGCCTTTATTTGCCGCGATGTGGCGACGCTGAAAAGCGATTTACAGCTCGACGGGAATTTGCAGCAGCTCAGGCTGAAGGGGTGA
- a CDS encoding Putative RNA 2'-O-ribose methyltransferase ESA_00505, translating to MNKVILYCRQGFEKECAAEITDKAAQQGVFGFARVKENSAYVIFECYQPEEADKLARELPFSSLIFARQMFVAGELLQDLPPEDRVTPVVGMLQGVVEKGGELRVEVADTNESKELMKFCRKFTVPLRAALREAKVLANFETPKRPVVHVFFIAPGCCYTGYSYTTNNSPFYMGIPRLKFPSDAPSRSTLKLEEAFHVFIPADEWDERLANGMYAVDLGACPGGWTYQLVKRNMWVSSVDNGPMAQSLMDTGQVTWLREDGFRYRPTRTNITWMVCDMVEKPAKVAALMAQWLVNGWCRETIFNLKLPMKKRYEEVSQNIASIQAQLDEHGINAQIQARQLYHDREEVTVHVRRWWAAVGGRRDER from the coding sequence ATGAATAAGGTCATTTTGTACTGCCGTCAGGGTTTCGAGAAAGAGTGTGCGGCAGAGATAACCGACAAAGCCGCGCAGCAAGGCGTTTTTGGTTTCGCCCGCGTTAAAGAAAACAGCGCCTACGTGATTTTTGAATGCTATCAGCCGGAAGAGGCCGATAAGCTTGCCCGTGAACTGCCGTTCAGCTCGCTGATTTTCGCCCGCCAGATGTTTGTGGCAGGCGAGCTGTTGCAGGATCTGCCGCCGGAGGATCGCGTGACGCCGGTCGTCGGGATGTTGCAGGGCGTGGTAGAGAAGGGCGGTGAGCTGCGCGTCGAGGTGGCGGACACTAACGAAAGCAAAGAGCTGATGAAGTTCTGCCGCAAATTCACCGTGCCGCTGCGCGCCGCGCTGCGTGAAGCCAAAGTGCTGGCGAATTTCGAAACGCCGAAACGCCCGGTGGTGCATGTGTTTTTCATCGCGCCGGGCTGCTGCTACACCGGGTATTCCTATACCACTAATAACTCGCCGTTTTATATGGGCATTCCGCGACTGAAGTTCCCGTCTGACGCGCCAAGCCGTTCGACGCTGAAACTGGAAGAGGCGTTCCATGTGTTTATCCCGGCGGATGAGTGGGATGAGCGTCTGGCGAACGGCATGTATGCGGTGGATCTTGGCGCCTGCCCTGGCGGCTGGACGTATCAGCTGGTGAAACGCAACATGTGGGTCTCCTCCGTGGATAACGGCCCGATGGCCCAGAGCCTGATGGATACCGGGCAGGTGACATGGCTGCGTGAGGACGGGTTCAGGTATCGCCCGACCCGCACCAATATCACCTGGATGGTGTGCGATATGGTGGAAAAACCGGCTAAAGTCGCGGCGCTGATGGCGCAGTGGCTGGTGAACGGCTGGTGCCGCGAAACCATTTTCAACCTCAAGCTGCCGATGAAAAAGCGCTATGAAGAGGTGTCGCAGAATATCGCCTCGATTCAGGCGCAGCTGGACGAACACGGAATTAACGCGCAGATCCAGGCGCGTCAGCTGTATCACGACCGTGAAGAGGTGACCGTTCATGTGCGCCGCTGGTGGGCGGCCGTCGGCGGGCGTCGCGACGAGCGATAA
- the ygdD gene encoding UPF0382 inner membrane protein ygdD, which translates to MTSRFMLIFASISGFVFVALGAFGAHVLRKTLGVAEMGWIQTGLEYQAFHTLAILGLAVAMQRRISIWFYWSSVFLALGTVLFSGSLYCLALSHLHLWAFVTPVGGVSFLAGWILMLIGAVRLKRKGSVHE; encoded by the coding sequence ATGACCAGCCGTTTTATGCTGATTTTCGCCTCAATCAGTGGCTTTGTTTTTGTGGCGCTGGGCGCCTTTGGCGCACACGTATTACGTAAAACGCTCGGCGTTGCGGAGATGGGCTGGATCCAGACCGGCCTTGAATATCAGGCGTTTCATACGCTGGCGATTTTAGGGCTGGCGGTCGCGATGCAGCGTCGCATCAGCATCTGGTTTTACTGGAGCAGCGTTTTCCTGGCGCTCGGCACGGTGCTTTTCAGCGGCAGCCTCTATTGTCTGGCGCTTTCTCATCTGCATTTATGGGCCTTCGTTACGCCGGTCGGCGGCGTAAGTTTTCTGGCCGGTTGGATATTAATGTTAATTGGCGCGGTGCGTCTGAAGCGTAAAGGTTCGGTTCATGAATAA
- the gcvA gene encoding Glycine cleavage system transcriptional activator, translating into MSKRLPPLNALRVFDAAARHLSFTKAAEELFVTQAAVSHQIKSLEDFLGLKLFRRRNRSLLLTEEGQSYFQDIKEIFSQLTEATRKLQARSAKGALTVSLLPSFAIHWLVPRLSSFNSSWPGIDVRIQAVDRQEDKLADDVDVAIFYGRGNWPGLRVEKLYAEYLLPVCSPLLLTGDKPLKAPEDLARHTLLHDASRRDWQTYTRQLGLNHINVQQGPIFSHSAMVLQAAIHGQGVALANNVMAQTEIEAGRLVCPFNDVLVSKNAFYLVCHDSQAELGKIAAFRQWILAKAASEQEKFRFRYDQ; encoded by the coding sequence ATGTCCAAGCGATTACCGCCGTTAAACGCATTACGTGTTTTTGATGCCGCCGCGCGCCATTTAAGCTTCACAAAAGCTGCCGAAGAGCTCTTTGTCACCCAGGCTGCCGTCAGCCATCAGATAAAATCGTTAGAAGATTTCCTCGGGTTGAAGTTATTCCGCCGACGCAACCGTTCTCTTCTTTTAACCGAAGAAGGGCAGAGCTATTTCCAGGACATAAAAGAGATTTTTTCTCAGCTGACGGAAGCGACGCGCAAACTCCAGGCGCGCAGCGCGAAAGGCGCGTTAACGGTCAGCCTGCTGCCGAGTTTCGCTATCCACTGGCTGGTGCCGCGGCTCTCCAGTTTTAACAGTAGCTGGCCGGGTATCGACGTGCGTATCCAGGCCGTCGACAGGCAGGAAGATAAGCTTGCCGATGACGTGGACGTGGCGATTTTTTACGGCCGCGGCAACTGGCCGGGGCTGCGTGTGGAAAAACTCTATGCCGAGTATCTGCTGCCGGTCTGTTCGCCGTTGCTGCTCACGGGCGATAAGCCCTTAAAGGCGCCGGAGGATTTAGCCCGCCATACGCTTCTGCATGACGCGTCGCGTCGCGACTGGCAAACTTATACGCGCCAGCTCGGTCTCAATCATATTAATGTCCAGCAGGGGCCGATTTTCAGTCACAGCGCGATGGTGTTGCAGGCCGCCATTCACGGCCAGGGCGTGGCGCTGGCTAACAACGTAATGGCGCAGACAGAAATTGAAGCTGGCCGCCTGGTCTGCCCGTTCAACGATGTGCTGGTGAGTAAAAATGCTTTTTACCTCGTTTGTCATGACAGCCAGGCAGAACTGGGTAAAATAGCGGCCTTTCGGCAATGGATACTGGCGAAGGCGGCGAGCGAGCAAGAAAAATTCCGTTTTCGCTATGATCAATAA
- the ygdI gene encoding Uncharacterized lipoprotein ygdI → MNKLAAVVSACMMTFALSACSGPNYVMHTNDGRSIVTDGKPKTDDDTGMIKYKDANGNQQQINRTDVKEMVALEK, encoded by the coding sequence ATGAATAAACTTGCCGCTGTAGTATCAGCATGCATGATGACTTTTGCTCTGAGCGCTTGTTCCGGTCCTAACTATGTAATGCATACCAATGACGGTCGTTCGATTGTGACCGACGGGAAACCGAAAACCGATGACGATACCGGCATGATTAAATATAAAGATGCCAACGGTAACCAGCAGCAGATCAACCGTACTGACGTGAAAGAGATGGTTGCGCTGGAGAAATAA
- the csdA gene encoding Cysteine sulfinate desulfinase: MKVFSPAHFRAQFPALRDAGVYLDSAATALKPQPVIEASQQFYSLSAGNVHRSQFAEARRLTERYEAARGSVASLLNAPDSRDIVWTRGTTESINIIAQCYARPRLKPGDEIIVSEAEHHANLVPWLMVAEQTGAKVVKLPLGADRLPDLALLPTLIKERTFLLALGQMSNVTGGCPDLADAIAKAHVAGAVVVVDGAQGVVHCPPDVQQLDIDFYAFSGHKLYGPTGIGVLYGKTDLLAQMSPWLGGGKMVTEVTFDGFKTQPVPYRFEAGTPNVAGVTGLSAALAWLENIDLAKAESYSRGLATLAEAELAKRPGFRSFRCQDSSLLAFDFAGVHHSDLVTLLAESGIALRAGQHCAQPLLAALGVSGTLRASFAPYNTQGDVEALIAAIDRALDILVD, from the coding sequence ATGAAAGTATTCAGCCCCGCCCATTTTCGCGCGCAGTTTCCTGCGCTCCGTGACGCAGGCGTCTATCTCGACAGCGCCGCCACGGCGCTAAAACCGCAGCCGGTCATTGAAGCCAGCCAGCAATTCTATTCACTGAGCGCCGGGAATGTGCATCGCAGCCAGTTCGCCGAGGCCCGGCGTCTCACCGAACGTTACGAAGCCGCTCGTGGTAGCGTCGCAAGCTTACTCAATGCCCCCGACAGCCGTGATATCGTCTGGACGCGCGGCACCACAGAATCCATCAATATTATCGCTCAGTGCTACGCACGTCCGCGCCTGAAGCCGGGCGATGAGATTATCGTCAGCGAAGCCGAGCACCACGCAAACCTGGTGCCGTGGCTGATGGTAGCGGAGCAGACCGGCGCGAAAGTCGTGAAACTCCCGCTCGGCGCCGATCGCCTGCCGGATCTCGCATTACTCCCGACGCTGATAAAGGAACGCACGTTCCTGCTGGCGCTGGGCCAGATGTCCAACGTGACCGGCGGCTGCCCCGATCTCGCCGATGCGATTGCGAAGGCTCATGTCGCAGGCGCGGTGGTGGTGGTGGATGGCGCGCAGGGCGTGGTTCACTGCCCGCCGGACGTTCAGCAACTGGATATCGATTTTTATGCCTTCTCCGGCCACAAGCTCTACGGCCCGACCGGCATCGGCGTGCTGTATGGAAAAACCGATCTGCTGGCGCAGATGTCGCCCTGGCTGGGCGGCGGCAAAATGGTCACCGAAGTGACGTTCGACGGCTTTAAAACGCAGCCGGTGCCGTACCGCTTTGAAGCGGGCACGCCCAATGTCGCAGGCGTGACAGGCCTTAGCGCCGCGCTCGCCTGGCTTGAAAATATCGATCTGGCGAAAGCCGAAAGCTACAGCCGCGGGCTTGCAACGCTTGCCGAGGCGGAACTGGCAAAACGCCCGGGCTTTCGCTCGTTTCGCTGTCAGGACTCCAGCCTGCTGGCGTTTGATTTCGCAGGCGTGCACCACAGCGATCTGGTGACGCTACTGGCGGAGTCCGGCATCGCGCTGCGCGCAGGCCAGCACTGCGCCCAGCCGCTGCTGGCGGCGCTTGGCGTCAGCGGCACGCTGCGCGCCTCTTTCGCGCCCTACAACACGCAAGGCGACGTCGAGGCGCTGATCGCCGCTATCGACCGCGCGCTGGACATACTGGTGGATTAA